CAGAAGCTGGGACAGGCGCTGGAGCGCGGCGACCTGACCGCCGCCTTTGAGGCCGCCCACACCCTGAAGGGCGTTACGGGCAACCTGGGCCTGACGCCGCTCTATGAGGCAGTGTGCGTCATTGTGGAGCCGCTGCGCGACCGGAAGGAGCAGGACTATGCGCAGATGTATCAGCGCATCCGGGAGGAGTTCCGCCGGGCGGACGCCTTTTTGGAGCAGCTGAAAGAGGCCCGGCGGCAGGGCGGGACGCTTTGACTCTTCTGCCGAGCGGTCCGGACTGGAGCGGAGGGAAAGGCGCGGCCCCTTGACACAAACACCGTCTCTTTTTATGATGGTATCATGCTCCCTGAATCGGAATGGAACAAAATGGAGGACAGCCATGAAGACATACACCGCATCCATACAAAATACAGAGGACTCCATCCAGCGGCTGATGAAGCAGCACTACCTTGCGTTCAACAAGAAGGTGCTGGCCATTCAGATCGTCCTGTGCGTGGGCGGACTCACCATCGGCATGATGAGCACATACCACATTGTGCTACGGATGGCCTTTTTGTTTTTGGGCTGCTGGGTCC
This window of the Dysosmobacter acutus genome carries:
- a CDS encoding Hpt domain-containing protein, whose amino-acid sequence is MRSVQEIFEAYGADYQVTMSRFLGNEEMYLRFLHMLFQDDNLQKLGQALERGDLTAAFEAAHTLKGVTGNLGLTPLYEAVCVIVEPLRDRKEQDYAQMYQRIREEFRRADAFLEQLKEARRQGGTL